CGACTGGCGCGACGGCCGGCTGATGATAGCCCCTTCGAGGATCGATCTGCACGAGGTCTCAATGACCGCCGACGGACAGCCGCTCACCCTCGACGGTGGCCTGACCTTCTCCAGCCATCACCTCGACTGCCGGCGGCTCACCGTCTCTGACGACCGCAGCGACCTGAGCGTCGTGGCCGATCTGATGCTCCAACCCGGCGCCGATCCCAACGACCCGGGCCGCATGTTCGGCTCAGCCGAAATCACCAGCCGATACCTCGACGTCGACCGCCTCGCCACCACCGCTCAGAGTGTTCTCAAAACTCTCCTGCCCGAACTGAATGTCCCGCCGACCCAGACCGCCCCAGCCGCCGATCCCTGGATCGTCCGACATCGCCGGACCGTGGACCAAATCCGCCGCTTCCTCGCCGGCTCTGCCGCGCTCCTCGCCTTCCAAACCGACCGCCTGCGCAGGATCGAACCCCGCTCCAACGCCGAGCAGACCATCGGCGATCTGGCCGTCTCACTCGACGTCAGCCGTAACGCCGAAGATGTCCCGCAAGCCGTCCTGCAATTCCACGGCGACCTCAACGACGGCGCCATCAACGGCCGCTTCACCGCCGTTCTCGACGATCCCAACCCGCCGCTCGACCTCCAAAGCCAACTCGTCGAGGTCACCGTCGGCCCGTCCATTCAGCCGCAGATCGAGGACTTCTTCCCCGGCCTGACCGTCAACGGAACCTTCTCCGACGACAGCGACGAACAGGCCCGACTCTTCGGCTGGCCAAACGACATCGACCCCAACCGGATCGTCGGACAGGGACGCATGGCCTTCACCGACGGACACCTCGAAGGCAAAGCCGCGCCCGACTGGGTCACCCAGATATTCCCAGGCCTCAACTTCACCCGCTACAACTTCGCCAAACTCATCAACTGGTATACCAAGTTCGCCGACGGCCGCGTCCACAACAACATGATCTTCCGCGGCTGGCCCTGGAACATCTACATGGAAGGCGACTCCCTGCCCGACAAAACCGTCCGCTACCAGGTCGGCGTCGACCTCATGGCCCGCTACGAAAGCAAATTCTGGTCCTCTGCCGGACAGGGACGCATCCCCCTCTTCTCCACCAGCGGACGCATCGAAAACGGCAAGCTCCTCGACCAGAACCTCGAATACGTCCCCCTCAGCACCATCTACGGACTCCTCGTCAAGACCAATCCCCTCGCCACCGCCTACTACGCCCTGAAGAAACAGCTCGATAAGCCACAGTAATGATATACGCCAGACAATGATCGGAACCCGTCAGACCTCCAAGTCCGATTCAAGAGACTGCTGCAATCCGCCGATCTGTCAACCGTGCGAAAGTCCCCAACGCCGGGCCAAGGGGCAGCGGTTCACATTCCCGGCTGGAGTCGCATATGGCAAAGAGCCGATTGGCTGAAACCCAGGACAGGCGAAGGCACTTCCGCCTCAGATACCCCTCCCGCAAAAAGCCGAAACTGGTCATCAGCGACAAGGAATACGAGATCATCGACGTCTCCGAAGGGGGCGTCAAATTCAGTTGTCCCCAGACCATGGACCTCGGTCCCGATGCCGTTATTCGCGGAGCCCTCGAATTCAGTGATGGTCAGGTCCAGCAACTGCAGGGAAGGGTGCTGGGAATCGAGGTCGTCATGGAACTCGCACAGGGACCGCCCGACAAGCGGGTCGTCAAGGAGCAGATACGAATCCGATGCCAACCCTGCGGACCGGAGCCCGTGACCGCCTGAACGGGCTCGGCCTCACCAGTGACTCAACACCTCGATGGGATGTCTTGACGAAGCGGGACGATCGTCGTGGGGCACGATGATCGAGAGGACGCAAAAATAACACTCTCCGAATGACAGTATCCGCCAAGTGTGTGGAGGCAGCAACATGGATACCTTGGTCGTTGAGTGGGATCAACAACGGTTCGACGGATTCTGGGACGACTTCTCACGGCGCGATGTGGATGGCCAGCGCGACGCGGTGCGCGAGCTGTACCGGCAGGTCGAACTGCTCGTCACCCACGTCCTCGCCGAACTCCAATCGGACAAGCCCGCCGAAAGATTCGTGGCCCTGATGCTCGTCCGTAGAACCGACCTGGCCGCCAAATGCCTGGAACAGGTCATCCAGCTCTCCGACGATCCCGAACCGGTCATTCGCGCTTCGGTCATGACGATACTCGCTACCGTTCCCTGCGAGCAATCAAAACAGCGGCTGCTGGCGGCCCTCGACGACGCCGACCCCCGCGTCCAGTCCAACGCCATCGAAGCCCTCGAGATGGTTGATCCGGACAATATCCACCAGATCGCGGAACCAAAAACGCAGAGCCCTCACCATCGCGTCAGGGCGACCGCGATCAGGGCCGTCCTGAAGTATCACGGAACCGCAGCCTTGACGGAACTGTCCGCCATGCTTGACCATCACGATCCGGCCTTCCGCCTCAGCGCCCTCTGGGCGGTCAGACAGACCTTGCCCCAGCTCCTCATCGAGAAGGTGAGCCGCCTTGCCGGCACCGATCCGGACGCCAAAACGCAGCACACAGCCGCCGAAATCATCAACGGAATCATAGAGTGGGGCGCCGCCCCGTCGCCGACGCTGGAGGAGGCCCTTGCCTAGGCCAAAACGCTTGGCCAGTGGATGATACTTCAGTCTGTCCGGAACAACCCGGTATCCGATCGCCACTTGATACACGCTCCTGTGACGATGCGATAAGTGAGACACCGAGAATGAGAGCCCTGACGCTTCCCCAGCCTGAGGCCCGCGCACCCTTCAAGACAACCCTACAAATGTCCGATCAAAGTGGTAGATATAGCCGTATTTCTGTAGTGGCAATGATCGACCTGGAGTATAAGTTATGTCCAAGTAGCCGCTGGGTGAAGACAAACGCCGACATTTCCGCCTGCGATACCCGGCGGGGAACAAACCCCGACTGATAATCGACGGCAAGGAATATGAGATTATCGACCTCGCCGAAGGCGGCGTCAAATTCACCTGCCCCGGCGTCCCGCGGATCGCCTCCGACGGCAGGATCAAAGGCACCGTTGAATTCCGCAACGGCGAGAGCTTCGAACTCGAAGGTCAGGTCCTCCGGAGCGAGATCGTGATCGTGTTGAACAAGGGCGTCTCCAACAAACGCATCGTCAAGGAACAGGTCCGCGTCCGCTGCCAGCAGGTTGACATGAAGGACTGAGCCTCGCCGCCGTCCGCCAAAACCCCGCCTCCCTGCCCAATCTACCGATGCTTTTCAGCCCGGATCCGCTAAAATGGCGTCTTGATCGGTGACGGCCGCAAACGACGCCTGGTGATCTGGGACCCGGACATGCCTCATCCATACCGTGATCTGCGTGACTTCCTGCAACGGCTCGAAGAGCTCGGCGAACTCCGCCGCGTAACCGCCCACGTCGATCCGCACCTGGAAATCACCGAAATCACCGACCGCGTCGTCAAATCCTCCGGACCAGCCATCGTCTTCGAAAACGTCCGCAACTCCCGCATGCCCGTGGCCATCAACCTCTTCGGCTCCGACCGCCGCATGAAACTCGCCCTCGGCGTCGAGGACTACGTCCACATCACCGACCGGATCACCGAGCTTCTTCAGCCGGAAATCCCCGCCGGCGTTCTGGCCAAGCTCAAAAAAGTCCCCCAGTTGATCCAACTGGCCGGCCTGGCCCCAAAACGTCTCCGCGCCGGCCCATGCCAGGAGGTCGTCCGCACCGACGACGCCCGGCTCTCCGAACTGCCGATCCTCCAGTGCTGGCCCGGCGACGCCGGACCATATATCACCATGGGCCTGGTCATCACCCGCGACCCGACCAACCGCCGCCAGAATGTCGGCATCTACCGCCTCCAGGTCTTCGACGACCGCCGCACCGGCATGCACATCCACCCCTTCCACGACGGCGCGAGAATCCTCCGCGAGTATGCCAGACGCAACCAGCCGATGCCCGTGGCCGTCGCCATCGGAACCGACCCAGCCCTCGTCTACGCCGCCAGTTCCCCGCTGCCCGCCGGCTTCGACGAGATGATGTTCGCCGCCTTCCTCCGCGGCGAGCCCGTCGAAGTGGTCCCCGCCAAAACCGTCGATCTCGACGTCCCAGCCACCGCCGAAGTCGTTCTCGAAGGCCTCGTCCATCCAGACCGACTCGCCCGCGAAGGCCCCTTCGGCGACCACACCGGCTTCTACAGCGAAGCCGGCGACTTCCCCATCTTCGAAATCTCCGCCATTACCACCCGCCGCGACCCGATCTACCACAGCATCGTCGTCGGCTACCCGCCCATGGAGGACACCTACCTCGGATGGGCCACCGAACGCATATTCCTGCCCCTCGTCCGTTCCCTCCACCCGGAAATCGTCGACTACCACATGCCCGCCTTCGGCGTCTTCCACAACTTCCTCGTCGTTGCCATCGACAAGACTTACCCCCACCAGGCCCGCAAGGTCATCTGCGGCCTCTGGGGTCTCGGTCAGATGATGCTCTCGAAGTTCATCGTCGTCGTCGACGCCGACGTCAACGTCCGCGACCTCGACGCCGTCATGTTCGAAGTCGCCGCCAACGTCGATCCGCGACGCGACACCGTCATCGTCGATGGCCCGCTGGACATCCTCGACCACGCCGCGCCCGTCTGCGGCAGCGGCTCTAAAATGGGAATCGACGCCACCCGCAAACTCCCCCAGGAGGGCCATCCTCGCGACTGGCCCGGTCGCATCGAAATGTCACCGGAAATCCGCCAACGCGTCGCCGACCGATGGGCCGATTTCGGATTGCCCGAACCATGACCCGCGACCCTCAACGCCAGCCGATCTGGTCCGACCGACTCCTGGCCGACCCCCACGCCGCACCGGACAAAGCCGAACGCCTCCGAATGCTCTTCGACCTCGTGGCCCCGCGCTACGATCTGGCCAACGCCGTCATCAGCCTCGGCCTCTCCGAGTACGCCCGCTTTCGCCTCGTCCGCCGCATCCGACGCCTCTGCCCACGTCCGCACCGAGTCCTCGACCTCTGCTGCGGACCCGCCACCCTCTCAAAGGTCCTCGCCCGCACGTTCCCGCACGCGAACGTCGTAGGGGCCGATTTCTCCTTCCGAATGCTCCAGACCGCCCGCCGCCGCACGCTGCCGCCCAACCACCGCCTCGCCGCCGCCGACGCCATGGCCCTCCCCTTTGCCAACCGCTCCTTCGACCTGGTCACCTGCGCCTACGGCTTGAGGAACTTCGCCGACCTCGACCGCGGCCTTCGCGAAATCGGCCGAGTCCTCAAGCCCGGCGGACGCCTCGTCGCCCTCGATTTCCAGATCCCGCGCAACCGCCTCTTCCGCCCGATCTTCACCTTCTACTTCCGCCGCGTCCTGCCGCTGGTAGGGGGGC
This Phycisphaerae bacterium DNA region includes the following protein-coding sequences:
- a CDS encoding PilZ domain-containing protein encodes the protein MAKSRLAETQDRRRHFRLRYPSRKKPKLVISDKEYEIIDVSEGGVKFSCPQTMDLGPDAVIRGALEFSDGQVQQLQGRVLGIEVVMELAQGPPDKRVVKEQIRIRCQPCGPEPVTA
- a CDS encoding PilZ domain-containing protein, whose translation is MGEDKRRHFRLRYPAGNKPRLIIDGKEYEIIDLAEGGVKFTCPGVPRIASDGRIKGTVEFRNGESFELEGQVLRSEIVIVLNKGVSNKRIVKEQVRVRCQQVDMKD
- a CDS encoding menaquinone biosynthesis decarboxylase yields the protein MPHPYRDLRDFLQRLEELGELRRVTAHVDPHLEITEITDRVVKSSGPAIVFENVRNSRMPVAINLFGSDRRMKLALGVEDYVHITDRITELLQPEIPAGVLAKLKKVPQLIQLAGLAPKRLRAGPCQEVVRTDDARLSELPILQCWPGDAGPYITMGLVITRDPTNRRQNVGIYRLQVFDDRRTGMHIHPFHDGARILREYARRNQPMPVAVAIGTDPALVYAASSPLPAGFDEMMFAAFLRGEPVEVVPAKTVDLDVPATAEVVLEGLVHPDRLAREGPFGDHTGFYSEAGDFPIFEISAITTRRDPIYHSIVVGYPPMEDTYLGWATERIFLPLVRSLHPEIVDYHMPAFGVFHNFLVVAIDKTYPHQARKVICGLWGLGQMMLSKFIVVVDADVNVRDLDAVMFEVAANVDPRRDTVIVDGPLDILDHAAPVCGSGSKMGIDATRKLPQEGHPRDWPGRIEMSPEIRQRVADRWADFGLPEP
- a CDS encoding ubiquinone/menaquinone biosynthesis methyltransferase, whose protein sequence is MGRFRIARTMTRDPQRQPIWSDRLLADPHAAPDKAERLRMLFDLVAPRYDLANAVISLGLSEYARFRLVRRIRRLCPRPHRVLDLCCGPATLSKVLARTFPHANVVGADFSFRMLQTARRRTLPPNHRLAAADAMALPFANRSFDLVTCAYGLRNFADLDRGLREIGRVLKPGGRLVALDFQIPRNRLFRPIFTFYFRRVLPLVGGLLTGSLGSGAYHYLPSSVANWHSRDFLLECLRKAGFHETRCRTVGPDVMVLLTGAKPPG